The Lysobacter luteus genome contains the following window.
TGGGCGGCGGTCTGCTGGCCGAACAGCAGCAGCAGGCGGTTACGGATTGCCGGGGTGTGCACTTCGAGCGCGGCGGCGGTGGCCGCGTCGCGGGTCATGATCTGCACGTCCGCCTGCAGGTACCGGACCGCGTCGGTGTCGGCCAGGTTGACCACGAACGCCGGCTCCAGCGCGTAGTAGCTGGCCGGGGGGCGCGCCGGCTTGGCTGGTGTCGTCGTGGTGCCCGCCGCGGCAGGCGCCGCGCGGGTCTGCATGAACCACCAGGCACCCCCGCCGGCGATCGCCAGCAGCAGGACGACGACGATGATCCAGGGCAGCTTGCTGCCGCTTGCGGCAGGGGCGGTGGAACTCTGGGCAGGCACGCGGACACTCCATCGGTGGGTGCCCAGCTCCGTGCAAGGGGTGTGCCGCGACGCGGACCGGACCCCTGCCGGGGAATTGACGCGGAGATGAACGGACCGGTGACCGCTTGTCGACGCGGCCGCGTGCGCAATGCCCCGGCCCATGTAGGAGCGGCTTCAGCCGCGATCGGCGGGCGGTGTCTGATACCGGGGCATTCGATCGCGGCTGAAGCCGCTCCTACAGCGGGCCGGAGGCTCAGGCGTACTCGTCCAGCAGTCCGCGGGTGTGGGTGAACCGGGCCGGGCGCTCGATCGGGTCGTTGCCTTCGCCCGGGCCGCGTGCGGTGTCGCTGCCGCGGTCCGCGTTGCCCTGGCTGTCGCGCGCCGCCTTGTTGCCACCGTGGCCGACGTTGCTGTGGGCCAGCTGCAGGCCGTGCTGGTCGAGCATGTCGCGCAGGCGGCCGACGCTGCTTTCCAGTGCCTGGCGGACGTCGGCGCTGGCGGAGTGGAACTCGGCAGTGACGCGGTTGCCGTCGATCTGCAGGCGCACGTCGATGGTGCCGAGGGTTTCGGGGTTCAGGCGGATCTCGGCGCGGCCGATGCGCTGCTCGGCGAGCCAGCCGATGCGTGCGCCGAAGGCGTCGTCGAAGCCGGCGTCGGGGTCGGCGGGGAATGCGAGCGCGGGCTGGCTGATGGCGGTGGCGGCACGGGTGGTCGTGGTCCCCGGCGCGGCGGCGCCCGGCGGCAACGTGCGCTCACCCGGTTCGAAGTCGGGAAGCGCGTCGGGCGTGGCGGTGTCCAGCGAAGGCTCGAGCATTGCCGCGAAGTCGACGGCTTCCGCAGCGGCCCCGGCCACTGCTGTGTTTGCCGCGGGCAGCGTCGGCATCGCGAGGCCCGGTACCGGGCCCGTGGCCGCACCGGATGCGGTGGCGGTGGTGGGGGGCGCGG
Protein-coding sequences here:
- a CDS encoding flagellar basal body-associated FliL family protein, whose amino-acid sequence is MPAQSSTAPAASGSKLPWIIVVVLLLAIAGGGAWWFMQTRAAPAAAGTTTTPAKPARPPASYYALEPAFVVNLADTDAVRYLQADVQIMTRDAATAAALEVHTPAIRNRLLLLFGQQTAAQLVQRSGKERLQEKARAEVVAVLRAESAASKVEAVLFTSLVTQ
- a CDS encoding flagellar hook-length control protein FliK — translated: MIASALSTPASGSATGAARKGAADAGASGEDRFEQLMNPARSDGSRADVGPRAAEPRGASARASSRPDAPASARDDGIDAEATEATERTVDGTAEAALPDQLFAMIGGWRDAAVPAPGSAAPPTGPGHGATGLLAPATPSLLLPGMVDGAAAATPLDDAAIPAPPTTATASGAATGPVPGLAMPTLPAANTAVAGAAAEAVDFAAMLEPSLDTATPDALPDFEPGERTLPPGAAAPGTTTTRAATAISQPALAFPADPDAGFDDAFGARIGWLAEQRIGRAEIRLNPETLGTIDVRLQIDGNRVTAEFHSASADVRQALESSVGRLRDMLDQHGLQLAHSNVGHGGNKAARDSQGNADRGSDTARGPGEGNDPIERPARFTHTRGLLDEYA